The segment GGACAAAGTGATAAAAAAGGAACAACTGTTTTATTTAAACCTGATGAAAGTATTTTTACTGAAACTGTAAATTTTAGTTTTATAATAATTAAAACAAGGTTAAGACAACTTGCTTTTTTAAATAAAGGTTTAACTATTCAAGTTATTGATGAACGTGAAAATAAAGAAGAAACTTTTTGTTATGAAGGGGGTATTAAAGAATATGTTGCCTTTTTAAATAATAAATTTGAACCTTTAAAACATGAAATTATTTATGGAGAGTTTGAAATAAATGGTATAAACACAGAAATAGCTTTTCAATATAATGAAAGTGAAGAATCTCAAATATTTTCATTTTGTAATAATATTAATACACCTGAAGGTGGAACACATGAAGATGGTTTTCGTTTAGCATTAACAAGAGAATTGAATTCTTATGCGAAAAAAAATAATCTTTTAAAAAATAATGATGAAACATTTACTGGTGATGATGTTAAAGAAGGAATTTTAGCAATTATTTCAGTTCAACATCCTAATCCACAATATGAAGGGCAAACTAAAACAAAGCTTGGTAATTCTGAAGTTAGAAAAATTGTTTCTAATGTAACTGGAAAAATAATTAATAAATTTTTATTGGAAAATCCTGCTGAAGCAAAAATTATTATTAACAAAGTTATTTTATCAGTAAGTGCACGTTTAGCATCTAAAAAGGCACGTGAGAATATTATGACTTCGAGAAAAAATCCTTTACAATTTTCTAATTTACCAGGTAAATTAGCAGATTGTTCTTCTAAAGATCCAACTAAAACAGAAGTTTTTCTTGTCGAAGGTGAGTCAGCTGGTGGAACTGCAAAGTTGGGAAGAAGTAGAGAAATTCAAGCAATTTTACCATTAAGGGGAAAAATAATTAATGTTGAAAAAGCACGACTTTTAAAAGTTTTTTCTGACGAAGAAATAAATAATCTTATTATTTCCTTTGGCTGTGGTGTTGGTAAAGAATTTAATATTACTAAATTACGTTATCATAAAATTATTATTATGACTGATGCTGATGTTGATGGTTCACATATTAAAACATTATTATTAACATTTTTTTATCGTTACATGCGTCCCTTAATTGATGCTGGTTATATATATATAGCTCAGCCTCCTTTATACAAATTTTATAGTGGTAAATTTGTTAAATATGCATATAATGATCAAGAATTGCAAGAAATTAAAGATAATTTTAATGGAACTAATTTTAACATTCAACGTTATAAAGGTTTAGGAGAAATGAATGCCACACAACTATGAGAAACAACTATGGATCCACAACATAGAATTTTATTACAAGTAAGTATTGATGATGCTTCAGAAGCAGATGAAACTTTTTCAATATTGATGGGGAAAGATGTATTTCCACGAAAAGAATTTATTCAAGAAAATGCTAAATATGTAAAAAACATTGATGCTTAAAAGTTAATAAAATAAAATTAGGAGTTTATATATGAGTGAAATAACTAAAAAAAATGAAACATTTATTTCTAATAAATATGTTCGTAATATATCTGATGAAATGAGAACTAGTTTTTTAGAATATTCAATGTCAGTTATAGTTTCAAGAGCTTTACCAGATGCAAGAGATGGATTGAAACCAGTACATCGTCGAATTTTATATTCTTTAGCAATTTTAGGTATGACATATGATAAACCTTATAAAAAAGCAGCACGTATTGTTGGAGAATGTATTGGAAAATTTCATCCTCATGGTGATATTGCAGTTTATGAAACAATGGTAAGAATGGCACAAGAATTTAATTATCGTTATCCTTTAGCTGATGGCCAAGGTAATTTTGGTTCAATTGATGGTGATAGTGCTGCTGCTATGAGATATACTGAAGTTAGAATGAGTAAAATGGCAGGAGAGTTGGTTAAAGATTTAAATAAAAATACAGTTACTTTTGTTGAAAATTATGATGGTGCTGAAAAAGAACCTAGTGTTTTACCAGCTTATTTTCC is part of the Spiroplasma endosymbiont of Lasioglossum villosulum genome and harbors:
- the gyrB gene encoding DNA topoisomerase (ATP-hydrolyzing) subunit B — its product is MVSTRTPNDYNANSIQVLEGLEAVRKRPGMYIGSTAERGLHHLVWEIVDNAVDEVIAGFCTKISVTITKNNEILVKDNGRGIPTDIHPKTNISTVETVFTTLHAGGKFDNGSYKVSGGLHGVGASVVNALSKYLEVTIYRDGNIFFQKYIEGGKPELPLAIIGQSDKKGTTVLFKPDESIFTETVNFSFIIIKTRLRQLAFLNKGLTIQVIDERENKEETFCYEGGIKEYVAFLNNKFEPLKHEIIYGEFEINGINTEIAFQYNESEESQIFSFCNNINTPEGGTHEDGFRLALTRELNSYAKKNNLLKNNDETFTGDDVKEGILAIISVQHPNPQYEGQTKTKLGNSEVRKIVSNVTGKIINKFLLENPAEAKIIINKVILSVSARLASKKARENIMTSRKNPLQFSNLPGKLADCSSKDPTKTEVFLVEGESAGGTAKLGRSREIQAILPLRGKIINVEKARLLKVFSDEEINNLIISFGCGVGKEFNITKLRYHKIIIMTDADVDGSHIKTLLLTFFYRYMRPLIDAGYIYIAQPPLYKFYSGKFVKYAYNDQELQEIKDNFNGTNFNIQRYKGLGEMNATQLWETTMDPQHRILLQVSIDDASEADETFSILMGKDVFPRKEFIQENAKYVKNIDA